DNA from Gracilinanus agilis isolate LMUSP501 chromosome 3, AgileGrace, whole genome shotgun sequence:
NNNNNNNNNNNNNNNNNNNNNNNNNNNNNNNNNNNNNNNNNNNNNNNNNNNNNNNNNNNNNNNNNNNNNNNNNNNNNNNNNNNNNNNNNNNNNNNNNNNNNNNNNNNNNNNNNNNNNNNNNNNNNNNNNNNNNNNNNNNNNNNNNNNNNNNNNNNNNNNNNNNNNNNNNNNNNNNNNNNNNNNNNNNNNNNNNNNNNNNNNNNNNNNNNNNNNNNNNNNNNNNNNNNNNNNNNNNNNNNNNNNNNNNNNNNNNNNNNNNNNNNNNNNNNNNNNNNNNNNNNNNNNNNNNNNNNNNNNNNNNNNNNNNNNNNNNNNNNNNNNNNNNNNNNNNNNNNNNNNNNNNNNNNNNNNNNNNNNNNNNNNNNNNNNNNNNNNNNNNNNNNNNNNNNNNNNNNNNNNNNNNNNNNNNNNNNNNNNNNNNNNNNNNNNNNNNNNNNNNNNNNNNNNNNNNNNNNNNNNNNNNNNNNNNNNNNNNNNNNNNNNNNNNNNNNNNNNNNNNNNNNNNNNNNNNNNNNNNNNNNNNNNNNNNNNNNNNNNNNNNNNNNNNNNNNNNNNNNNNNNNNNNNNNNNNNNNNNNNNNNNNNNNNNNNNNNNNNNNNNNNNNNNNNNNNNNNNNNNNNNNNNNNNNNNNNNNNNNNNNNNNNNNNNNNNNNNNNNNNNNNNNNNNNNNNNNNNNNNNNNNNNNNNNNNNNNNNNNNNNNNNNNNNNNNNNNNNNNNNNNNNNNNNNNNNNNNNNNNNNNNNNNNNNNNNNNNNNNNNNNNNNNNNNNNNNNNNNNNNNNNGGAGGGGGacgggaggggggaggaggagggggcgcTGCGGGGAACCGGGGCCTGGGGGAGTCGCGCCGGCCGGAGACCAGTCCCGGGAGGGGgccggggaggggagggggccgGAGTCGGGACTGGGGCTGCTGACGTGGTCccgtgggggaggggagggcagaggAACAGAGGGTACCGCCCGCGCCCCAACTGCCCCCACTTCGACCTCTGGCGGACCCCCAGCCGCGGGGGCCTCCCGGTCCTGAGCCCAGCCCGGCCAGGCCTAGCCCGAGGAGCGAAGCACCGGCCTCTCGTAGCTCGGGGCCCGCCCCCTGGCTGCGGGCTTTGGGAAAGGGCCCGGCAGGCCGTGGGGGCCGGGCCTGGAGGGCGGTCGTGGGGGTCGTGGGGGCGGGGCGGCCCCCTTCCTTGTCCCCCTAGCCTCCACTGACCCTCCACCACTGGCCTCATCCCCCCAGGGATCTCGGGGAAGAGTCAGGTGCTGTTCGCTGTAGTCTTCACCGCTCGATACCTGGATCTGTTCACCAACTACATCTCGCTCTACAACACGTCCATGAAGGTGCCCATGCCAGGGGGCCTGGGCTGGGGGGACCAAGGTGCTGGGGGGCCACAGGGGGAGGGGGCAGGCTCTGGGTCTCCCAGACCTCCTGGGGCCTGAGAACCTTCTCTACCTCCCCAACAGGTGGTCTACATCGCCTGCTCCTTCACCACTGTCTGGATGATCTATAGCAAGTTCAAGGCCACATATGACGGCAACCACGACACATTCCGAGTGGAGTTTCTGGTGGTCCCCACGGCCATCTTGGCCTTTCTGGTCAACCATGACTTCACCCCCCTTGAGGTGAGCCTGACCCCTCCACTCACAGAATTGGCTGGAATCCAGGGCTTTGGGGGCAGCCTGACAAGGGCCCTGCCCTGACAGCGTCCGTCTCCACACGGGCCTGGGAGTGACAGAAAGGAGGCCCCAGCCCGTCCCCCACCTCCTGCCAGATCTGCACCTTCACTCTTGGGCCTCCATGGCCTCTGGCCCAGctggctccctccctccccctagtTCGTCTCTGTCTGGGGGCTGCCCCTGCTCTGCTCAGCTCCGGCCTGTCCAGTGCCCTCATTGGCCAGCCCTAGTTCCTTCCGTGGCCCGGGTGCCTCCTCTGCCCGCTCGTGACCCTGCTCTCTGGCCTCCCCGCTTCCCAGATCCTCTGGACCTTCTCCATTTACCTGGAGTCTGTGGCCATCCTGCCACAGCTGTTCATGGTGAGCAAGACCGGGGAGGCCGAGACCATCACCAGCCACTACCTGTTTGCCCTGGGTGTCTATCGGACGCTCTATCTCTTCAATTGGATCTGGCGCTACCAGTTCGAGGGCTTTTTCGACCTCATCGCCATCGTGGCTGGCCTGGTGCAGACGGTCCTCTACTGCGACTTCTTCTATCTCTACATCACCAAAGGTAGCTGGCGCCCGCCCCTGGGCCTGCCCTCTCAGGgtccccctcttctctccctgcaCCCCTGCTGGgcctgctctttcctcccctgtTGCTGactcctgctctctctctctccccctcagtCTTAAAGGGCAAGAAGCTGAGCCTGCCTGCATAGTGGTGGCTCCCGAGGACACCTCCTCAGCAGAAGCGGTGGTGGCGAAAGGAGCGTGGCTGGAGCGGGGCAGGGAGACCTTGGAACCTGCCTGGCCCAAGGGGTAACtttgaaaaagaatcaatggacccttctgccctccctccctccccagtgttgggggaagggggggagggcaGGGGGACCCCAGCCTGGGCGAGCTCGAGCTCTGGACCTTGGCGTTTTGCCTTTTCGAGAAACAGACAAGCAATCTTTTTGGATTTGATTTGGGTTTAGATAACTCCCCGTTCCCCTTCCGTCATCTTGTCAGCCTCCGGACTCCTGTGTTTTTTCTACACTTCTGGGGGGTGAATGGGGAGCCCCTGGCGGAGCCCCCGCTCTTCCCTGCCGCCCGCTTCTTCCCCCTCCAGTACTTTGCCAAACACTCAGCCTCTTCCCTGGCCAACAGGACCCCTCCTCCGACTTTTTTCTGGAGAACAGGAGGGGCTGGTGGGGTGACTCCTCCCCTCtgtcttttatatcttttttgtcagtttttttgTCCAGGGgcatggggagggagggaaggggccaTGCCCCATTTTTGTACAGAATTGATGGTTAACTCCTTGTTCActtgaaataaagatgaaaatgaactTCTTGCTGTCTCCGGGTCCTTGTCCCCCTcatcccctctctgtctcttctgctCCAGCTCCCCAGTTCCAGGGTCCCTGACTTACCCGAGAATGTCCTCTGCAAGGTAGCCTGGGACAACGGGCCCGGAGGCCTGGGGACCAGAGTcctgcctgggggggggggggacacgcTGTGTAGCTCAGTTCTTCCCTCCGGGCACAGGAGGGCTTGGCCCCTAACACCGTTTTCCAGGCTCTGGGGCCTCATCAGTACGTCCTTCCAGCCCTGGCTGGCATCTTCTTTCTAAACATCCATCCACCCACCAGCTGGAGTGTGGGAAAGTGTGTGGGAAAGTCTGCCCACTCCTCTGGCTGTTCCTTTCTGGAGGCCCCTAAGGGCACCCTAAGGCTGAGGCCAGGAGGGTAGGGAGGAGGGAACGGAGGCTCACCAAGCTCCGGCAGTTTCCCCTGGGCCACATGGCTAGTTGGCCAACTTCCTTAGAAGAAATGAGATTTCCTCTGGAGTGGCCCCGAGAAGGGAGCCGGcaccctcctcccctctcccgtCCCTGCCTTCCGGGGAGCGGTCGCGGGGGGCTGGCCGAGGGGGGCGAGAGATGGCCAGGCTCAGGTTTTCAGAAACACCTccgtgggaggaagagaaggtctCTTTAATAACTGAGGGGGATCTGGAGAGCGGCCTCAGTTGTCATTCATCATAGCAAGGCGAGCGGCTTTGGGAGTGGTGGGGTACGGGGGCGGGATGGAGCCCGGGTAGCCCAGGCTGTTGGGAccaatggtggtggtggtggggccgGAAGAGAGGGTGGTCAGGGCTACGCCACCCTCGTCCAGGGAGCGCTTGTAGGGGATGGGCGAGTCACTGCGTAGGTCCCGGAGGGCCAGGAAGGCCAGGGCCATCTGTGGGGAGGGAACAGGGAGCCAGTCATGGGATGCAGCCCATAGCCCAAAGGCCTCCAGGAggaaagggacttgtccaaggccacggAGCTACACTCTTTCAGCCCAGGCTTGGGGCAGGGCCCAAGACAGAGTCCGATATCTTCTAAACTGGGTCTCTCCAGAATCGCGCCACGCCACTGAGACTTTGAACTCCTTCCAGGCAGGGCCTGCCGTCTCCTCCCCCAGCTAAGCCCGCCCGCCTCCCTGGCCTCACCCCGGGCTCACCCAGGTGGGaatggagaagaaggagaaggcgATGGCTGTCTTGGCGCTGTTGCTGCCCAGAAGGTAGTGGTGAGGGGGCGAGTGCTGCCACTGGTTGGCCAGGAAGCAGAAACCCACGAACCAGACGCCGACCCAGATGACTGCGGCGGAGGAGAGGGGGGCAGGGGTCAGGACCCTTCCCAGGGGAGGCCGGACGGCCCAAGGCTGTCTCAGGGGCTGGGACGGGGCTTCCCGGAGAAGGCCATCTGCTAGGGGTCAGTGAGcccaaaaaggaggaaaggggttACATGAGACCAGCTCGGGCTCATGATGGTCCAGCCTGGGATTTGGGGTCAAACCCAATTCCACTGGCTGCAGTCTGAGAGCAGAGTGCCCAGGGGAGGCTGACCAGCCTCGGGGGACTCGGCTCAGGACGTCTCCAGTCGTGGCCTGTGCGGCCCCTCTTATAAGGACTCCCTGCCCGCCTCCCCAGCCCTGTGTCTGTGGTCCTTGGCAGTGCCCAAGGCTGCTGATGTCCCTCGAGCTAATCTGGACCACAGTCGGGCCCCCGAGGAAGGTGGTGACGAGGCCACCAGAGCAGGGGCGAGTGGAGCCCTCCATTTCTGTAAGGAGGCAGAGAGCTCAAGGGGCAGCCCAAAGCCGCCCAGGCCGTCTGCCACCCCCCGGGCTGAGGCTGAACCCTGGAAGCTCCTACCAGAGAGCGAGAAATCCAGCAGTAAAACTGTGGTCTTCATGCGGGTGCTGGTGATCCGGGATGCCAGAGTATCCAGGGTGATGAAGATCAGGCAGAACAGGAAGGCCAGGAGGCCTGCGACCACCGCGAAACTGCAGGCCACCCCGTTGTCGTTGAGGACACAGTGCAGCTGTGAGGAGCTGGGCAAGTTCTGGTAGCCGTCAGTCAGCAGTGTGGCGAACACGATGAGCGAGAACATCTGAGGGCGACAGCAGAGGGTGAGGCCCCCCGAGAGCCCTCCCCCTGCCTCCTTCATGCTTAGGGGTACCTTCCCCACCGGGGGTCCTCATACACAGCCAAGCGCCCTGAGGGCGGGGACCAGGAGCTGAACTGAGAGAGCCTGCCCCAAGCCATCTCCCAGGCTCCACACCTTGCCCTCGGGACTGCACCCTTTCCTCCAGAGGCTCCCCCTgttcattctctcctctcccccatccccactcTTCTCCAGCCAGGCCTTCCAAGTACCCCCTGACCTTGCCTCCACTCCCTTCCAAAGGAGCCCAGCCTGAAGCCACTGGACCTCCTGGAGGGCCGCCACACTTCTCCAAGACACTGGGTTGGTCAAACTCAGGTCTGAGTTAGTTCCCGACTACACCGAGACCCTGTCCCTGCCAGCGTCGAGCATGGCGCGCCGCAGGGTGAATGGTCTGACCAGTGGGGGAACCTTCCCTTCTTCAGTAAAAAGCGTCCCCCGTGAGAGTGCCCGAACCCCACAACAATCTCGGGAGAGGGAGCACGTGGTGAGGCCCATCTTGctgatgaagaagctgaggcttaGCTCAGAGGTCGCCCAGCTAGGCCATGTCCTTGCACGACATCATGCTGCTGGTGGTCCGAGGATCCGCCTCACCCTTCCTGGTCCCCGGCGAGTGCCCCAGGCACGTCCGGCatccagctctcccctcctgcccgTGGCGCCTCGGAGGGGGAGAGGCCCTGGGGAGAGCTTGTTCCCTCTCAGCCAGGTCTGCTCTCTGACCGGCTGTCCGCCAGGCTCCATCAGCTCAGGAGTTCCGTCTTCTCTGTCTGTGGATGATGCTCAGACCTCGGAAGGCAGGCAGCCCTACCCTCTGGTCCTGCTTTGCCGCTGCCTTCTGGGCAGCTCCAAGTGATCAGGCACAGCGGCCCTCCTCGGAGAAGACCCTGGAGGGTACCCCGTCCTCCCCTCCAAGAGCCCCCCCGAGAGGCTCGTCCATCCTCCTACTCCCTCCCTGTAGCCAATCTGCCGCCATCTTATTTCCGAATAAGCCGCCCTGTGATTTCTGACATTGTAGCCCCTCACCACCTCCCAGGCTAGCCAGCCTGCTTCCAGGCTCCCCGCCGGCCTTCCCTGCCCTGGAGCTGTCTCACaagggctccaaggcagaagggcagtgagggctaggtaactgccttgcccagggtcacacgggaagtatgtgaggccacatttgaacccaggactgtctGCAGACCCGTCTCTCCATCCGCCATGCCCCGCCTAGCTGCCCTCAGTAGCCTGCCCCCTCCATCCTAggatcctttcctcctcctcGGGTTCGACTACACCGATCCCCTGGCTGTTCCGCATGAGACGCTCCCCCTCCCTGGCATGCTCTCCCTCGTCACCTCTGGCTTCCTGGAGGCGGCTGGGTGGTGCGTctctgggcccagagtcagaacAACCCgagttcaactccagcctcagacaccctgagcaagtcactgaccTTCTGCTTCCGTTGCCTCAGCTCTAAGTGAGGAATAACAGTGGCCCTTATGGCGGGTGGTAAGGGTCCGCGAGATGCTTGTAAAGAGTTGAGCCTGGCCTGGCACGCAagaggcgcttaataaatgctccttcccaggctctccccaccccccaagcgAGCAGCGGCCAGTATGGAGTGTGTTTTGCATGCGGATAATGTACACTTGGGTCTCTgcgggggaagaagagggagggagcgAGACAACAGAGAAGACGGAAATTGCTAGACCATGTCACGGTGAACCAGGCCTAGCCAGGGCTTCGTGCACGAGGCGGCAGAGGAGGGAGCGTGTGCCAAGCGTGGGCCCGGAATACCTAGAGGCGAGAGCCTGGACGGGGAGGAGGGGCCCAGGCTCCAAAGGGCTTCCGAGCCAAAGGGATTTGGGCTTTGAtcctggagggggtggggagccACGGGAGGCTGGCAGCAcgtgaatggaggatggactggagggGGGACGGCCTGGAGCCACTGCAATAGCCCAGGCATGAGGCGACGGGGCTGTGCCCGAGGAAAGGGCCATATACGAGCcggggggcagggaggggaggcagtggatagagggccaggcctggtgtcagggaagactcgtcttcccaagttcaaatctggcctcagcca
Protein-coding regions in this window:
- the SYNGR4 gene encoding synaptogyrin-4, translated to MYLPESLHTLADSEVVQFVKRPKTLSRIFAGMFSLIVFATLLTDGYQNLPSSSQLHCVLNDNGVACSFAVVAGLLAFLFCLIFITLDTLASRITSTRMKTTVLLLDFSLSVIWVGVWFVGFCFLANQWQHSPPHHYLLGSNSAKTAIAFSFFSIPTWMALAFLALRDLRSDSPIPYKRSLDEGGVALTTLSSGPTTTTIGPNSLGYPGSIPPPYPTTPKAARLAMMNDN
- the KDELR1 gene encoding ER lumen protein-retaining receptor 1; its protein translation is STTGLIPPGISGKSQVLFAVVFTARYLDLFTNYISLYNTSMKVVYIACSFTTVWMIYSKFKATYDGNHDTFRVEFLVVPTAILAFLVNHDFTPLEILWTFSIYLESVAILPQLFMVSKTGEAETITSHYLFALGVYRTLYLFNWIWRYQFEGFFDLIAIVAGLVQTVLYCDFFYLYITKVLKGKKLSLPA